The following are from one region of the Actinopolyspora halophila DSM 43834 genome:
- a CDS encoding ABC transporter permease, translating to MLLRPVGTATSFCLSGEELFNSSFTVIGLANDLQRGIVERFRALPMSRVAVLLGRTSSDLAVSVLTVVIMSVCGLLVGWRLRGDFTDVVLAYLVLLLFSFAMSWVGAFIGLIARSVEVAQSAGLLWLFPVTFISSAFVSAEAMPTPLRVFAQWNPITVNADVLRELFGNPVRVGMPAPTSWPAEHALLYAVGSSVLIVLVFVPLAVGRYRKVASR from the coding sequence TTGCTATTGCGTCCCGTTGGGACAGCGACTAGTTTTTGTCTTTCGGGGGAGGAGTTATTCAACTCCTCGTTCACCGTCATCGGTCTGGCCAACGACCTGCAACGGGGGATAGTCGAGCGGTTCCGCGCGCTGCCCATGTCCAGAGTGGCCGTGCTCCTCGGCCGTACCAGCTCGGACCTGGCCGTGAGCGTGCTGACCGTGGTGATCATGTCGGTGTGCGGCCTGCTGGTGGGGTGGCGGTTGCGTGGCGACTTCACCGATGTGGTGCTCGCCTACCTGGTCCTGTTGCTGTTCTCCTTCGCGATGTCCTGGGTCGGGGCCTTCATAGGGCTCATCGCGCGCAGCGTCGAGGTGGCGCAGAGCGCGGGACTGTTGTGGCTGTTCCCCGTCACCTTCATATCCTCGGCCTTCGTTTCCGCCGAGGCGATGCCGACGCCGTTGCGGGTGTTCGCGCAGTGGAACCCGATCACGGTGAACGCCGATGTGCTCCGGGAGTTGTTCGGCAATCCCGTGCGGGTCGGGATGCCCGCCCCGACGAGTTGGCCCGCCGAGCACGCGCTGCTCTACGCGGTCGGTTCCTCGGTGCTGATCGTGCTGGTTTTCGTGCCGCTGGCCGTGGGGCGTTACCGCAAGGTGGCCAGTCGGTGA
- a CDS encoding recombinase family protein, protein MTAARKARATAPRAVLYLRQSAHREESISLEIQETAGREYCARMGYTVVAVLSDPGISGLKWDKRKGLQQTLTMARNGEIERAIVYRWSRLSRQRLHQQMALDAIEKTGALVESSTEPVDTSTAGGEFSRDVMLAAAALDSRQKGEQWGETHKWRREAGLPASGGHRYGYTWICDSDHEYYEPEPEEAATVRWMYKSYIAGRGLSAITKELNRAGIPNKRGREWNAKSLRILLDSGFAAGLLSRDIMRGGKVVNDAIDRREWLDGVHEPIIDRDTWVQYKRARLERLDQPARSTNPSHPLSGLTYCGDSECGHGPMVRKRTNGHYLFSCAHHLQRAIGRPCNIMEKRLYPVVFEWLQELADDVGDAAARARDVEAAQLRARTDVDQARRELDEVDKRLTNLRRHLIAERITDAEYDQDRAELIERRATLETRIARAEEQQQHSGPAPQEIAEGLLAEWPSLEVLERRELLSRLIRRIVITPGAYRGAPATVAIASRWDSD, encoded by the coding sequence ATGACCGCTGCCCGCAAGGCGCGGGCCACCGCACCACGAGCCGTTCTATACCTGCGGCAGAGCGCGCACCGCGAGGAAAGCATCAGCCTGGAAATCCAGGAAACCGCGGGGCGTGAGTACTGCGCCCGCATGGGCTACACCGTCGTAGCCGTGCTCTCCGATCCCGGTATCTCCGGGCTCAAATGGGACAAGCGGAAAGGGTTGCAGCAGACCCTGACGATGGCGCGTAACGGCGAGATCGAGCGCGCCATCGTCTACCGCTGGTCCCGACTCTCCCGACAGCGGCTCCACCAGCAGATGGCACTCGACGCCATCGAGAAAACTGGGGCGCTCGTCGAGAGCTCCACCGAGCCCGTGGACACCTCGACCGCCGGCGGAGAGTTTAGTCGGGATGTGATGCTCGCGGCGGCGGCTCTGGATAGTCGCCAGAAGGGCGAGCAATGGGGCGAAACCCACAAGTGGCGCCGGGAGGCGGGACTGCCCGCCAGCGGTGGCCACCGGTACGGCTATACCTGGATATGCGACAGCGACCACGAGTACTACGAACCCGAGCCGGAGGAGGCGGCCACCGTCCGGTGGATGTACAAGAGCTACATCGCCGGGCGGGGATTGAGTGCGATCACGAAAGAGCTCAACCGTGCTGGCATTCCCAATAAGCGGGGCCGCGAGTGGAACGCGAAAAGCCTGCGCATCCTCCTCGACAGCGGTTTCGCGGCCGGGCTGCTGTCCCGCGACATCATGCGCGGCGGCAAGGTGGTCAACGACGCCATCGATCGCCGGGAATGGCTCGACGGCGTGCACGAGCCGATCATCGACCGGGACACGTGGGTGCAGTACAAGCGCGCACGGCTCGAACGGCTCGACCAGCCTGCCCGCTCGACCAACCCGTCGCACCCGCTGTCCGGGCTGACCTACTGTGGCGACTCGGAGTGTGGGCACGGGCCGATGGTGCGCAAGCGAACCAACGGCCACTATCTATTCTCGTGCGCCCACCATCTACAGCGGGCGATCGGCCGGCCCTGCAACATCATGGAAAAGCGGCTATACCCAGTGGTTTTCGAGTGGTTGCAGGAGCTCGCCGACGACGTGGGCGACGCGGCCGCACGCGCCCGAGATGTCGAGGCCGCCCAGCTACGAGCGCGCACCGATGTCGACCAGGCGCGGCGTGAACTCGACGAGGTCGACAAGCGGCTCACGAACCTTCGGCGGCACCTGATCGCCGAGAGGATCACCGACGCCGAGTACGACCAGGACCGGGCGGAGCTGATCGAGCGCCGCGCCACGCTCGAAACCCGCATAGCCCGAGCCGAGGAACAACAGCAACACTCGGGTCCGGCACCCCAGGAGATCGCCGAGGGACTACTCGCCGAGTGGCCGAGCCTCGAAGTTCTCGAACGGCGAGAGCTGCTGTCGCGGTTGATCCGCCGGATCGTCATCACTCCGGGCGCGTACAGGGGAGCGCCTGCCACTGTTGCTATTGCGTCCCGTTGGGACAGCGACTAG